The genomic stretch CGTCCTGCGTCAGCTTCTGCCGCTTCCGCTCCTGGCGCACGGCGTCGGCCAGCGATTCCTCCGTGTAGTGGTCCATCCGTTCCCTGGGTCGTGTCGATTTCTGTGGGGCGGTCTCCGTCACAGAGAAGGTAGAAAAAAAACTCTACAGAGTCAAGGAATACACTTGACAAGTAAAGGAAATTACTTTACATTTAGAGCAGTTCAGGCAACCACTCACCAGCCCCCACGGAGGCCCCATGTCGATCAGCAAACAACTCACCGCCACCGCTGCTATCTGGACGAAGTTCGCCCGCACGCGCGGTGCCCGGTTCCAGATCGAGCGGAAGGCCGACGACGCGCTCAAGTTTTGCGTAGACGCCGGCACCCGGTCGTTCGCCGTCCCCTCGAAGCTCGAAGGCACCTCGCAGTTTCAAGAGAACATCGCCCGCGCCCTCCCCCACCTCGACCGCTTCAGCCGGAAGCTCTCGGCCGAGATCACAGAGGACGGCCGCATCGCACTCAGCTTCGGGATCCACCCGCTCGGGTACGTCCGCAGGAAGCACGAGTGCTGGGTTCGCCCCCTCGTCGAGAACGGGTACGTCCTCTTCTACCTCCACCAAGTCACGGGCGGGACCGAGGGCAAGCCGACGCGCGGCGTCAACGTCTGCATCTACAACCTCCGGGAGGCCATCCAGCAGTACGCGGCCCGCATGGAGGCGGAGGCGTTCCTCGAACTCATTTCTTAAAACGGGTGGGGCGGCGGTGTTGGAGCACCGCCGCCCCGACGGGATCAGCTACGATCCGAGATCGCAGCCGTCCCCCGACCCCCTACCTCAACCGTCTAAAGCATCGCTAGGAGGTCCAATCATGGCAACGCCCCAGCAGCAACGGAGTGCCCGAGCCGAGGCGGAGGAAGGATACCGCTGGCAGCTCTTCCACCACGTCCCCCTCTACACGACGCGGCTCGTGCGTGAGGGCGAGTTCACCTTCCCCAACCGCGAGCAGGTCACGACACCGGCAGACGTGGCGGCCGTGCTCCGCGAATATTTCCGCGACCGGGACCGCGAGGAGTTCCTCGTCTGCCTGCTCGACACGGCGAACACCCTCATCGGCCTGCACGTCGCCTCCGTCGGGGGCCTCTCCGCTTCCATCGTCGAGCCCCGCCAGGTGTTCAAAACCGCGATCCTCGCCAACGCCGCCGCCATCATCGTCGCGCACCAGCACCCCAGCGGCAACCCCGAGCCGAGCCGGGAGGACGTGAAGGTGACGAAGCAGCTCGTCGAGGCCGGGAAGCTCATGGGCATCCCCATCCACGACCACATCATCTGCCACGACTGCGGGTTCACGAGCCTCGCCGAGCGCGGACTGCTCTGAGGAAAGCCGCGCCCCGGACGCCGGTACCGGCGTCCGGGGCACTCTCCGTTGCGTATCTGCAGGAGGCTACTTACCTTTGCTGTCGGAACGTCTAGCTGTTTTGCTGGCATTACGTCATGACGGTGGCGATTCCGAACTCGAAAATCTCCCCTACTGAGGACGTATGAAGGTCCTGGCAGTTTCGAACCAGAAAGGTGGCACGGCGAAGACGACCACGACCGTGTGCCTCGCGGCAGCGCTCAGCGAGCGCGGTAGGCGCGTGCTCGTCGTGGATCTCGACGCCCAGGCCAACGCTACGCGGTGGCTCGGGGCCGACACGGACGCGGGCGACGTGCTCGACGTGCTGACGGGCGAGGCCACCCTCTCCGACGTCGTCCGGTCCGTAGCGGACGGGATCGACCTCGTCCCCTCGTCCGCTTACATGGTGGGGGCCGAGAAGGCGTTGGCTGCCGACCCCGCCCCACAGTTCATCCTGAAGGGGGCGCTGGAGAAGCTGACGAACGGTGCGGGCTCGGCCTACGACTTCTGCCTGATCGACTGCCCCGGGGCGCTCGGCACCGTCACGGTGAACGCGCTGACGGCAGCAGGCGGCGTGCTCATCCCCGTACCGGCCCAGACGCTCTCGCTGGAGGGGTTGGCGCAACTCGTCCAGACCGTCCGGACGGTCCGTGAGCGATTGAATCCGGAACTGGAAATTGCTGGTATACTGGCTTGCCGGGTAGACGGTAGAACGCGGCTCGCTGGGGAGGTCATCGACGCGCTGGAGGCGCAGTTCCCAGAGCAGGTGCTCAGAACCCACATCCGCGAGAACGTGCGCGTGGCCGAGGCCCCCAGCTTCAAGCAGCCCATCACGAGCTACGACTCGGGGAGTAGGGGGGCGGAGGATTTTCGCCGGCTCGCAGATGAGATCATCGAGCGTACTACTTGAACAAGAAAACGGGGCAACACACCCGAGAGACAATGGCTAAGAAGCGCATCGGAGACAACCCCCTCGACAGCATCATTCCCGAGCAGGTAGAGACGGGACAGAAGGAGTCTGGCAAGCCAGAAAAACGTAAAGACAGCAAAACGGCAAACGGTCAAGGAGGCTTGCCGTCAACTGAGGCGTCCCCGACCGAGAAGGTGAAAGCGACGTACTATCTCGAAGCGGACGTGGAGGCCTCATTAGAGCGCGCGTGGCTGGAGCTCCGCCGCCTCAAGGGGAGGAAGGTGTCGAAGTCGGAGATCATCGAAGCCGCCGTGCGGCAGGTGGTGCAGGACCTCGACCAGGGCGGCACCAAGAGCCGAATCGCTCAGGCATTGGAGAGTTAAAACCCACCGCGTAGGCCAAGACGGCTACATTCCGTATGACGAACCTTCCGTTAGAGGCCAGGTCCCCCGCTATGAGTAACCTCGTTCTGAACATACCCGAAGACGTCGTATCCGCCCTCCGGCTCCCGCCGGCGCAGGTCGAGCGGGAGCTCCGCACGGAGCTGGCCCTCGCGCTCTACGCCCGTCAGATCCTCCCCCTCGGGAAGGCCCGCCGGCTCGCGGCGATGACCAGGCGGGACTTCGAGGAGCTCCTCGGCGAACGCCAGGTGCCGCGGGCGTACACCGAGGACGACCTCGACGAGGACCTCGCATACGGTCTTGGTAAATCAGGGACCGGGCGGGGTGATGGAGAAGGGGGAGCCTGATCTATGCCGAGCTCGGATGCCGGAGCCCTCGATGCCCCCACCCATAGCCCCGTCGTCAGCGACACCTCTCCGCTCGTCCATCTCTCTCGGGTCGGGCTCTTCTCCCTCTTAGAGACGTTCTACGGCCGGCTCTTAATCCCGCCCGCTGTCTGGCGTGAGGCCGTGGAGGAGGGGAGAGGGCGCGTCGGAGAAGCCGAAGTAAGGGCGGCTGCGGGATGGATCGACATCCGCACCCCGACCGACACCCCGTTCCTTCGTCTCCTCAAGCAGGAGCTCGACGATGGGGAAGCCGAAGGGATCGCGCTCGCCTCGGAGGTCGGAGCTGACCTGATCGTAGTGGATGAGGCCCCTGCTCGGAAGAGTGCTCGGGCGGCAGGGCTCCGCGTCACGGGCACGCTCGGCATCCTCATCCGAGCTAAGAGTGAAGGGTACCTCGACGCGCTTCGGCCGGTGCTCGACCGGCTCCGCCTGGAGTCGTTCAGGATCAGCGATGTGTTGTATATACGGGTCCTCAAAGGGGTAGGGGAAGAGCCATAAGCGGCACACGCACACACCGGGCGAAAGCGGATACTTCATTCACATTCCAGAGGTGGAAGCGGATCAGTCGTGCCGCCATTATGCAACCGAGCTTCCCATCCCGTCTACAGAACGATCCAACGAAACAGGGCCAGTAGCTGAAAGCGAACTAGGAGGGGACGAGTTATCCACATGCCTTGATGGGGACGGGGTCACTTAATATTTTCGCATTCGCGTCGGCCTCACTAACATTGATCCCACGAAGCTGTCATGACGATTGGTTATCTCGAACCCCCTCCCGAGCTGCGGGAACTGGCATCGTTCCTCTCCGAATCCGGGGTCGTGGAGATCGCGCAGGAGGCCGTAGAAGTGGCTGCGTACGCCTACGGCTTGGAGGGCAACCGCGACATGGGCATCTTCGGCACCATGCAATACTCCGCCCTCGTCAACCGGTTGTGCAACGCAATCCGGGAGGGCCGGCTCGACATGGTGATCGTGCCGACGAGCATCAAGCACGCCTTCAAGCGGGACCGGTTTGTCCTCCGTTTCCACCGGGCGAGAGCGCAGACGCTCATCCCCCTCCACGGGGAGAAGGCACGGGAACACGCCCGTACGGTAATGAGCATCGGCCCCCGGCTCTTCGACGACGAACCCCCGATGGGGAAAGACCTCGTCGTGTCTATCGTATCGACTCCGGAGCACAGCCTACAACGGATGGCGGTAGGCGAGATCGTCCAAGCGGCGGGGAAGGACGAGTGGGGCTACGTGTACGAGCCCGTCGAGATCTACTCCGCGCTCGGGGGAGCGTACGGGGACGGGACGTCGCTCCCGCCTGACGAGGACGTTCCTACGCCGGACGTCACGCTCCGCCGGTCCGGCACCGACGGCAAGACGGGGACCGCCGATGCTTGAGGGGACCGGGGACTCGCCCCAGTTCGCGCTCGACCACCTCGACCCGGAACGGATCCGCAGGGCGCGGGAGCGTCAGGGCCTCACGGGGAAAGCGCTTGCCGAGAAGGTGGGGGTCACGCCCAGCGCCGTCTCACAGTTCGAAGCCGGAGTCGTGCGGCCCGATCTCGACACGCTCGTCCGGCTCGCCCTCGCGCTAGGCGTGCCTACCCTGTACTTCGCTCGTCGTGAGCGCGGGCTCGGACGCTACGCGATCTCGTTCGACGCCTGCCACTTCCGCGCGAGGCGGAGCGTGTCGCAGCGGACGCGCCGCGCGAGCCTCCGCATGGGGGAGGACGTGCTCGACCTCGTCAACGTCCTAGAAGTGGAGGGGGTCGCTTTCCCCGAAGAGCGAGTCTCGTCGTTCGTCGCGGAGCGGGCGCCCGTACGCGAGGGGGACTTCGCCGCCGTCGAGGAGGCGGCCTCGGCCCTCCGGAAGCACTGGGGACTCGGGTTCGGCCCAATCCCAAACGTCGTCCGTCTCTTAGAGAGCAAGGGGGTCCTCGTCGTTCCGCTCTCGTCGGCGCACGAGGACGTCGACGCCTACAGCACGTGGGCGACGGGGCGGCCGTGCGTGATGCTCGCCCTAAGCAAGAGCGCGAGCAGGGCCCGGTTCGACGCGGGCCACGAGCTCGGCCACCTCGTGCTCCACGACGACACCCACCCGCCGGGGTTGAAGGCGACGGAGGACCAAGCGAACCGGTTCGCGGGGGCGTTCCTCGCTCCGCAGGAGGCGTTCTATGCCGAGTGCCCGCGGCAGTGGAGCCTCGCGGCGTTCCTCCGCTTGAAGAAGCGGTGGCGGATGTCGGTGGCCGCGCTCGTGCGCCGGGCGTTCGACCTCGGCCGGCTCTCGCAGTCGAGCTACCGCCGGGCGTTCCAGCAGCTCTCCGCGATGGGGTACCGGAAAGGGGAGCCGGGGGAGTGGGAGCACGAGCGGCCGCAGATGCTCACGCAGGCGCTCACCCTCCTCGAGGGCGAAGTCGACCTCCGGACGCTGTCGCGAGCGCTCTCGCTCAACCCGTCGTCGCTGAGAGACACCCTGAGAGCGAGCGTGGCCCCGGAGTTGATCGAACGGCTCTCCCCGGCCCCTGACGAGGCCCGCCCCCCGATTCAACTCGTCGAACTGCGCAAGAGGGGGTAGAGACGCCGTCCAGGAGTAACTCGGCTAGACCAGTATTCGTGTTGCGGTCTACTGCGTGCGGGAGGAACGGGGGCCTGTGTCCAAACGGCCTGACGCTGGACTGTCAGCGGCGTCACCGATCATGTTGCATGCGACTGAATTCTTATCGAAGCGAAACCACGGATGAACCTGATCGCGGACACGAAATCGAAGCTCTACCTGCCGCCGCTGGCGTGGTGGGCACGTGAGGTGGCGGCCCTCGCCTTTTGGGCGTACGTCGGGTTGAAGGCGTTCGTCTTCGACGTGGACCTCACCATCGCGCAAGCGGTAGGCCCGGCGGCGGAGTCCGCGTTGCGGTTCCGCGGCCTCGTCCTCCTCGTCGTGATCGCGCTCGCCTGGCTCGTCCTGGGCAGCCGGCGGTTCTGGGTGTTCGTGGGGTACGTCGTCACGTACCCCTTCGTCGTCGTGCTGTGGAAGGTGCCGAAGCTCGTCTTCAGGAACTGGGCGCTCGCCGTGGCCTTCATCCCCGCGATCCACTCCGTCGCGAGGACGTTCCGCCGGAGCTTCATCCTATCCGTCGGCGTCATCCTCGCGGCCACGTGCATCCAGCTATCGGAGACGCGCGCAGTCTTGATCGGCGCGATGATGTACCTCGGGGGCTACTTGGTCTTTCACTACGCCCGGCGGTTTCAGAGCGCGTTCCAGCGTTCTACAGTGTTCGCAACCGCCGTCGGCGGCGTGCAGGCGTTCCACGAGCACATCATGCACAACGGACTCGCCGATTACAACAGGTCCACCGATGCCCAGCGGCACGAGCCGCTGGTGCGGGTACAGACGGGGTACCTCACGCTGAGCGCCTTACGCATCGCCGCAGAGAAGCTTCGGGAGGTGAGCGCGAGCAGGAAGGTGGACCTCTACCTCACCGCCTCGCTCGTGTTCACCGTGGCCCTCACGGCGGTCGTGTTCGGGCTGCTCTACCAGGGGCTCTTCGCCTTAGACCCGCTGAGCTTCTCGGTCGTGGGGGAGCTCGGCTTCTGGAAGGCGCTCGCCTACAGCTTCAGCACGCTGATGACGGCCGATCTCGCGGCGGTGGTACCGGCGAGCACGGCGGCTCAGGTCCTCGCCAACGCCGAGCTGCTCTGCTCGCTCCTCTTGTTCCTCCTCTTCGTCTTCGTCCTGCTCACGAGCACACGGGAGCGGTACCGAGAAGACCTCGACCTCATGGTCGGCGAGCTCCGCGCGGCGTCCGATCTCGCGGCCGAGACGTTCGAACGGGACTTCGAGATGAAGCTACAGGCAGCGGAGGCGCTCCTCATCGAGGCCCAGCCTGCGATCATGAAGGCGATCGCGAAGTACGACTCCCATGCGGCCCATCTGCGAGAGCACTTCCCGGAGGGGGAGGATTGAGGAGGTGCAGCGCGCGAGTCCGGAGGGCCGAAGTCTTCGGCGATAGAAGGTGTGGGCAGAGAGGGGAGTTGCTATGCCGTTCGTGTACTTCTCGTACGGCGGTACCGCTCGACCTCTTCTCGGACCCCTTTGTCTTGGATCCCTCTTCCCACCGCTCTGCTGAGAAGCTCCCACGCTCTCTTCCACTGGCCCCGCTCTGCCCACGAACGCCCAGCGTCAACGAGGTACGCCGGCGCTGGCAGGAGTCGGTGCATTGCGACGGCGGTCTGCTCTATCTCCTCGGCGAGGTGAATCTTCCGACGTCCTGTCACAGCCTCACCGGTGTCGCGCCGTCCCTTCTCATCCGCGATCTCCCGGATCAGCAGGTCCCTCCGCTGGCGGAGAAGGAGGAGGCTTCTGGGGAATTCGTCGAGCTGCGTGTTCGACTCGATGAGTGCAGCGCTTGCTCCGCCGCGAGCGTTGGCTACGCGTACGGACAGGCTCCCAATCCAGTCCGGCCTTGCGCATACGGATTCTGTATTCCGATCCTGCTCCTCTTCCAGCAGCTCTTCGGCCTCTTCGATGCGGGGTGGGGACTCCCGCAACAGGGAGTAGACGTAGTCGCCTAACGCCATCTCCCGCTCCCCGACGGTGGATGCGGCTTCCAGGGCGGCCCCGAACTGCCGACGCGCCTGGGTGCCCCTGCCATCAGTGAGGGACTGGTGGGCTTCCATGATGCTCTTATGCGACGGCTTTACCACCTCCTGTGCTTCGAGCTGAGCGATCTGCTCTGGCGTCGTGACATCGCGCCGCTCGATGGCCCCGATAGGGCCGCCCGGAGGCTGGAGCGCGCGTACGCGGGCGTGGATGTCCTCAGCCGCGTCGAACTCCTCAACGAAGGTGAGGAAGTTGACCGTTTCCACTAACGCTTCCAGGAGCCCTCCAAGATATTCGTCACCGAGGCCGGCGAGGTCATCGGCGGCCTGTCCCAACCGCCTTCGGGTTTCGTCCACGAGCCGTTCGCGGTCGAGTCCGGGCGTTTCCAGGCGCTCCTCTGTGACGCGACGGAGCAGGTAGAACGTCTTCTGCCCGACGAGGAGTCCTTTCCGAGGTAGCAGCGGGTCAGACTCGCTCCCCTCTGCCTCGTCGAGAGCATTGAGGAGCTCGGCGGCCTCAATCGCACGTTCCGGTGTGACGGCGTTGATAAGGGCGTCAACGCGGAGGGCTAGGAGGTTCACGCCACCCTCCTCCGACGTCGTGCACCGGAGCACGGCTTCTGGATCGAGCCGACCATCGTCTCCCATCGCTTCGACCACGACGTCGAGGAAGGGGCGCTCCGAGTCTTTCTTTGGTAGCCTCGGAACGAGTTCGCGAAGCAGCTCCGGTGCTCCTGCGTCGGCGGCAAGAAGGACGACGGGCTTCACCGCCTCATCGACGATCGAGCCCCCTACCCGGAGAGCGGCGATGACATCCCGCTGGGCGGGGATATCGCCGAGGAGGACGGCGGCTTGTCCCTTTATGGCGAGGGCCGTCTGCCGTAATCCGACGAACGCCCCTTCGCTCTGGGGGTCTGTTTCGCGGTGGGCGTCGAGCTCGTCGAGGATCGATTCCGTTTCCTGTACCGCGCTTCGGAGTTCGAGTGCGTTCAGCGCGTCAACGGCCGTGGTGAGCCGCTGGCGGACGGCTCGTACTCGGTCTTCGTACCGGGTGGCAACGTCCCGGCCGACGTTGTGGATGGCGTCGAGCAGTATCTGAGTTTGTCCCTCGCCATGGGCTTGGAGAGTCTCCGTCTGACGTTGAGCGACTACCTCTGATTGTCGTTGTCGCCGCTCCGACTGCGCCTCGTGAAACGCGAGGCCGCTGGGACCCTCCGCTGCAGCCCTACGGAACGTGGCAACGTACGTCGTCGCCAATTCGTGAGCCGCGTCCAGTCGTGTCTCTCCGATGCCCAGCGACGTGCCCGCGATGTCAGCCCATCTCGCAGCCGTTTTTTGGAGATCGACCTCGTGCCCGTTCCAAACCATGTACGCCAATACCCAGGGAGCCTCGGTCGCGTTAAGCGTGCTTACGGCGAGGTCGATATCGACTCGGGGCCAGCGCGCCATCCGCTGCTTCACCGCGTCCTCGGCCTGAACCATGGCCTTCCGCACCGGATCTCCGAGCGCGCTCCTCGCTGCCTTGAACGCCTCGATTGCAGGGGGAGCCATCTCCAGGGCGGTCTGGGCAATAGCTACGACCGTAGTTGGATCTATCATTGAGGAGACGTGGGGGTTTGGCTGGCAGGATCACTGTTAGAGAGATGACGCAGGGGGACGGTGAGAGAGAGCCTGCGCGGGTAATTCTCAACGATCGTCTTCCGTCGCCAGCATTTCGTGCGGCGTGACGGCATAAACGCAAGCAGGCCGACCCTGGGGAGCCGGCCTGCTTGAGCTGGACGAGTAGGCTATTTACTCTTGCACTCGTTGCATTGCTCTTTGTTGGGCTTCGTGTTCGTCTTCTCCCACCCGGCACTGGGATAGTGGTTACGAGAGCACGACGTCTCCCAATGATAGGTGTCGCCGTTCGTTTTGTGGTAGTAAGGGGCTTTTGGCTGAGACATGATTACCTCTTTAAAGATGAAAGGAATAGGGAGTGCTGACGGCCTCCATGGGCTGTTGTAAGAAGCAGAGCGAGAAGAGGTCCCACGATTAGGGCATCTTCCTCACGCCGCCGTCGGGGGCGACGTAGCGGTAGAGCGTCGCCGGGGCGACCCCCACCGCGTCGCACACCTCCTGCACGGAAACGTCGGGGTCCCGCATCAGCTTCGAGGCCAGCTCCACCTTCCGCGCGTCCATCTTCGGCGGGCGGCCACCCTTCCGGCCCCGAGCGCGGGCGCTCGCGAGACCGGCCATCGTCCGCTCGCGGATGAGCTCGCGCTCGAACTCGGCGAGGGAGGCGAAGACGTGGAAGACGAGCTTGCCCGAGGGGGAGGTCGTGTCGATCCCCTCTTGGAGCGAGCGGAAGCCCACGCCGCGTTCCCTCAGCGTCTCCACGCGCTCGACGAGGTCTTTGAGCGAGCGGCCGAACCGGTCGAGCCGCCAGACAACGAGAGCGTCACCCGCGCGGGCGAAGTCGAGCGCCTCGCGGAGCCCTGGGCGGTCGGCCTTCGCGCCGGAGGCTTCGTCGGTGAAGAGGCGCTCGCAACCGGCAGCTTCGAGGGCATCCGTCTGGAGGTCGAGGCGCTGGTCGGCCGTGGAGACGCGGGCGTAGCCGATGAGCATGGGGCGGGGGAGGGGCGCGTTCTCAAAAGATGGTCGCGGCGAAGTTACGACACGTTGATTTAGAGAAGGGAAACGAGAAAGACAAAATAGAGCTGTGACTCGATCTCTCGTTTGACGCCGTCTCTTACCAAAAACCCTCGTTTGTGAGAGGTGAACCGCCCCGGGATTGCCGGAGACTCCAGACTTTGAGAACTTGGAGTCATGAGCACATCCAACAGGTACTCCCCCGAGGTCCGAGAGCGGGCCGTCCGCCTCGTGTTCGATCACGAGCACGACCACCCCTCCCAGTGGGCCACCATCCGCTCGGTCGCCGAGAAGATCGGCTGCACGGCCGAGACGCTCCGCAGCTGGGTCCGACAAGCCGAGCGTGATAGCGGGCGCCGAGCTGGTCTCTCCACCGACGAGCGCGCACGCCTCAAAGAGCTCGAGCGCGAGAACCGCGAGCTCCGCCGGGCCAACGAGATCCTCCGCAAGGCCTCGGCCTATTTCGCCCAGGCGGAGCTCGACCGCCGACCCAGACGATGACGGCCTTCATCGACGAGTACCGCGAGGCCTACGGAGTCGAGCCGATCTGCGCGGTACTGCCGATCGCTCCGTCGACCTACTACGCCTACAAAGCCCGGGAGGCCGATCCCGCCCTGCGCTCGGCCCGCGCTCAGAGCGACGAGCGACTCCGGGTCGAGATCCAGCGGGTGTGGGACGAGAACCGCCACGTGTATGGGGCCAAGAAGGTCTGGCGGCAACTGGGTCGCGAGGGGGTCACCGTGGCCCGGTGCACGGTCGCCCGGCTGATGCGCGAGATGGGGCTTCGCGGAGCCGTCCGGGGACGACGCGTCCGGACGACGGTGCCCGCCGACCTCGCCGAGCGCCCGCTCGACCTGGTGGAGCGGGACTTCACCGCCGAGCGGCCCAATCAGCTTTGGGTCTCGGACCTCACCTACGTCGCGACGTGGCGCGGCTTCGTCTACGTCGCCTTCGTGATCGACGTCTTCTCCCGCCGGATCGTCGGCTGGCGCGTGTCGAACTCGCTCAAGAGCGAGCTCGCGCTCGACGCGCTCGAACAGGCGATCTGGGAGCGAGAGGCGACGACGGGGGCCCGGCTGGTGCACCATAGCGACCGCGGCGGGCAATACCTCTCTATCCGGTACACCGAGCGCCTCGCGGAGGCGGGCATCGAGCCGTCGGTGGGCAGCAGGGGAGATTCCTACGATAATGCCCTGGCGGAGTCGGTGATCGGGCTCTTCAAGACCGAGGTGATCCGGCAGCGGGGCCCCTGGCGCTCCTTGGAGGACGTGGAGTTCGCCGTCCTCGAATGGGTGTGGTGGTTCAACCACCGCCGCCTCCTCGAACCGCTCGGCTATCTTCCCCCAGCCGAGTACGAGGAGGCTTTCTACAGCCGCCGAGAGGCACAAGCCCTCGACGCGATACTCAACTAACCACGTCTCCGAGAAAGCCGGGGCGGTTCAAGGTGCGGACGAGGCCTCTGCTGAGGTCATCGGCGAGACCGATCTCGCTATTGGAGATTTTGTTGCACCGATCTGCCCAGCACCCTAACTGGGTACCCGGCTGGTCCGGTGTAGGTCAAAGTCCGCTAGCAACTCACGAACACCTTCGAGAGTGAGTCTAGGACTATACTCCATGAACAAGGAGATGAGTCCCGCGATATGAGGGGCCGCATAGCTAGAACCCGAAACCACTTCACAGCATCCTTCCAGCCCCTGCACCATGATGTTTTCACCTCTAGCGAGACATTCTATTGCTTCCCCCTCTCTATACGTGTAGTCAAAAGCCCCCGCGAACTTCCCGGCAGCTACGCTAATGACGTTGTCGAAAAGAGCTGGGTAACTCCAGGTGCTCGTGTTATGAGACGCAGCTACAAGCACCGTCCCGTTTCGCCGAGCTGCCTCGCATGCCGCGTATAGAGGAAAAAGGGCATCACGCTGGAGCGTACCGAAGCTCATGTTGATAAGATGAAGGTTCTGCTCTATACCCCAGCGGATCCCTGCCTGGATAATGTTTAACGAGGTTTCTAAATTATAATTGAATACGCGAATCGGATAAACGATAGACTCCGGTGCTAAATGACATATGATG from Rhodothermales bacterium encodes the following:
- a CDS encoding JAB domain-containing protein; this translates as MATPQQQRSARAEAEEGYRWQLFHHVPLYTTRLVREGEFTFPNREQVTTPADVAAVLREYFRDRDREEFLVCLLDTANTLIGLHVASVGGLSASIVEPRQVFKTAILANAAAIIVAHQHPSGNPEPSREDVKVTKQLVEAGKLMGIPIHDHIICHDCGFTSLAERGLL
- a CDS encoding ParA family protein — translated: MKVLAVSNQKGGTAKTTTTVCLAAALSERGRRVLVVDLDAQANATRWLGADTDAGDVLDVLTGEATLSDVVRSVADGIDLVPSSAYMVGAEKALAADPAPQFILKGALEKLTNGAGSAYDFCLIDCPGALGTVTVNALTAAGGVLIPVPAQTLSLEGLAQLVQTVRTVRERLNPELEIAGILACRVDGRTRLAGEVIDALEAQFPEQVLRTHIRENVRVAEAPSFKQPITSYDSGSRGAEDFRRLADEIIERTT
- a CDS encoding UPF0175 family protein yields the protein MSNLVLNIPEDVVSALRLPPAQVERELRTELALALYARQILPLGKARRLAAMTRRDFEELLGERQVPRAYTEDDLDEDLAYGLGKSGTGRGDGEGGA
- a CDS encoding DUF3368 domain-containing protein, with the protein product MPSSDAGALDAPTHSPVVSDTSPLVHLSRVGLFSLLETFYGRLLIPPAVWREAVEEGRGRVGEAEVRAAAGWIDIRTPTDTPFLRLLKQELDDGEAEGIALASEVGADLIVVDEAPARKSARAAGLRVTGTLGILIRAKSEGYLDALRPVLDRLRLESFRISDVLYIRVLKGVGEEP
- a CDS encoding XRE family transcriptional regulator: MLEGTGDSPQFALDHLDPERIRRARERQGLTGKALAEKVGVTPSAVSQFEAGVVRPDLDTLVRLALALGVPTLYFARRERGLGRYAISFDACHFRARRSVSQRTRRASLRMGEDVLDLVNVLEVEGVAFPEERVSSFVAERAPVREGDFAAVEEAASALRKHWGLGFGPIPNVVRLLESKGVLVVPLSSAHEDVDAYSTWATGRPCVMLALSKSASRARFDAGHELGHLVLHDDTHPPGLKATEDQANRFAGAFLAPQEAFYAECPRQWSLAAFLRLKKRWRMSVAALVRRAFDLGRLSQSSYRRAFQQLSAMGYRKGEPGEWEHERPQMLTQALTLLEGEVDLRTLSRALSLNPSSLRDTLRASVAPELIERLSPAPDEARPPIQLVELRKRG
- a CDS encoding recombinase family protein; the protein is MLIGYARVSTADQRLDLQTDALEAAGCERLFTDEASGAKADRPGLREALDFARAGDALVVWRLDRFGRSLKDLVERVETLRERGVGFRSLQEGIDTTSPSGKLVFHVFASLAEFERELIRERTMAGLASARARGRKGGRPPKMDARKVELASKLMRDPDVSVQEVCDAVGVAPATLYRYVAPDGGVRKMP
- a CDS encoding IS3 family transposase (programmed frameshift); translation: MSTSNRYSPEVRERAVRLVFDHEHDHPSQWATIRSVAEKIGCTAETLRSWVRQAERDSGRRAGLSTDERARLKELERENRELRRANEILRKASALFRPGGARPPTQTMTAFIDEYREAYGVEPICAVLPIAPSTYYAYKAREADPALRSARAQSDERLRVEIQRVWDENRHVYGAKKVWRQLGREGVTVARCTVARLMREMGLRGAVRGRRVRTTVPADLAERPLDLVERDFTAERPNQLWVSDLTYVATWRGFVYVAFVIDVFSRRIVGWRVSNSLKSELALDALEQAIWEREATTGARLVHHSDRGGQYLSIRYTERLAEAGIEPSVGSRGDSYDNALAESVIGLFKTEVIRQRGPWRSLEDVEFAVLEWVWWFNHRRLLEPLGYLPPAEYEEAFYSRREAQALDAILN